From a region of the Paenibacillus lutimineralis genome:
- a CDS encoding lysophospholipid acyltransferase family protein: protein MIYSFVCGLLRVIYKTLFRLEARGVENIPQEGGVLLCANHISLLDPPTIGILLNRKVHFMAKKELFDIFGFGWLIKELGAFPVKRGSVSKESIKTSLTLLRSGHVMGIFPEGHRAKGEDMGEGKKGAATFALRSDAAVIPAAIIGNYKLFRKMIVVYGEPIDMSKFKEAPKTEAADLATDAIMSRIAELKQSV, encoded by the coding sequence ATGATTTATAGCTTTGTTTGCGGACTGCTTCGAGTAATCTATAAGACACTGTTCCGCTTGGAAGCGAGGGGAGTAGAGAATATTCCTCAAGAGGGGGGAGTGCTGCTGTGTGCAAATCATATCAGTCTGCTTGATCCTCCAACGATCGGCATTTTGCTGAATCGGAAAGTGCATTTTATGGCCAAGAAGGAATTATTCGATATTTTCGGCTTCGGCTGGCTAATTAAAGAACTAGGTGCTTTCCCTGTCAAACGTGGCAGTGTGAGCAAGGAGTCGATCAAGACTTCCCTAACCCTGCTTCGCAGTGGACATGTAATGGGTATTTTCCCTGAAGGCCACCGTGCTAAAGGGGAAGACATGGGGGAAGGCAAGAAAGGAGCGGCAACCTTTGCCCTCCGTAGTGATGCTGCAGTTATCCCTGCTGCTATTATCGGCAATTATAAGCTCTTTCGTAAAATGATAGTGGTATATGGCGAACCGATCGATATGTCCAAGTTCAAGGAAGCGCCGAAGACCGAAGCAGCTGATTTGGCCACGGATGCCATTATGTCGCGGATTGCTGAATTGAAACAGTCGGTGTAG
- the rpsA gene encoding 30S ribosomal protein S1 — protein MSEETKNGLEAVEASQEEMEQIVSLKKGDTVKGTIVKIEDNQAYVSIGYKYDGVIPIRELSSVHLDSIADAVQVGQEVETKVVSIDDEKERLVLSKRAIDSENAWDELQARLDSQETFEVTVADVVKGGLVVDVGLRGFIPASMVERHFVEDFSDYKGRTLRVKVKEMDKENNKVILSQKDVLDEEFETNKQQVMAQLQEGQVIEGTVQRLTQFGAFVDVGGVDGLVHVSEISWSHVDKPADVLSEGDKVKVKVLKVDPEKGKISLSIKAALPGPWDSASEQFHIGDIVSGEVKRLVNFGAFVEIAPGVEGLVHISQISHKHIGTPFEVLKEGQTVQVKILDLSADEKRASLSIKETEEAPAPAPRSEKPSKGSSVRKEDLGDNPNVSLSNQGLSITLGERFGDKLSKLK, from the coding sequence ATGTCGGAAGAAACAAAGAATGGCTTGGAAGCCGTTGAGGCAAGCCAAGAAGAAATGGAACAAATCGTATCCTTGAAAAAAGGGGACACCGTAAAAGGGACGATCGTCAAAATCGAGGATAACCAAGCTTATGTCAGCATTGGATATAAATATGACGGCGTTATTCCTATTCGTGAATTGTCCTCCGTCCACCTGGACAGCATTGCGGACGCCGTACAGGTTGGTCAAGAGGTTGAGACCAAGGTTGTCAGCATCGACGATGAGAAGGAGCGTCTGGTTCTCTCCAAACGTGCAATCGACAGCGAGAACGCTTGGGATGAATTGCAAGCTCGCTTGGATAGCCAAGAAACCTTCGAAGTTACTGTTGCCGACGTTGTTAAGGGCGGCCTTGTTGTAGACGTAGGTCTGCGCGGCTTCATTCCGGCTTCCATGGTTGAACGCCATTTCGTTGAAGATTTCAGCGATTACAAAGGCCGTACGCTTCGCGTAAAAGTGAAAGAAATGGACAAAGAGAACAACAAAGTCATCCTGTCCCAAAAGGACGTTCTTGATGAAGAGTTCGAAACGAACAAGCAACAGGTTATGGCTCAGCTTCAAGAAGGCCAAGTGATCGAAGGTACAGTACAGCGTTTGACCCAATTCGGCGCATTCGTTGATGTGGGCGGCGTGGACGGACTTGTACACGTGTCTGAAATCTCTTGGAGCCATGTTGACAAACCAGCTGACGTTCTCTCTGAAGGAGACAAAGTTAAGGTTAAAGTTCTCAAGGTTGACCCAGAGAAAGGTAAAATTAGCCTAAGCATCAAAGCTGCTTTGCCAGGACCTTGGGATTCGGCTAGCGAGCAATTCCATATTGGCGATATCGTGAGCGGTGAAGTAAAACGTCTTGTTAATTTCGGAGCTTTCGTTGAAATCGCTCCGGGCGTTGAAGGACTTGTTCATATTTCGCAAATTTCTCATAAACATATCGGCACACCGTTTGAAGTGTTGAAGGAAGGCCAAACAGTTCAAGTTAAAATTTTGGACCTGAGCGCAGATGAAAAACGTGCAAGCCTAAGCATTAAGGAAACGGAAGAAGCACCAGCTCCGGCGCCTAGGAGCGAGAAGCCTTCGAAAGGCAGCAGCGTAAGAAAAGAAGATCTGGGCGATAACCCTAATGTTTCCCTTAGCAACCAAGGACTTAGTATTACTCTGGGCGAACGCTTCGGAGACAAGCTGAGCAAATTGAAATAA
- the der gene encoding ribosome biogenesis GTPase Der, which yields MARPVVAIVGRPNVGKSTIFNRLIGDRLAIVEDKPGITRDRIYGTAEWNGVPFSVIDTGGIELSDEEPILKLIRMQAELAIEEADVIVFMCDAKTGVTGADEEVATMLYRSGKPVIVAVNKVDNIGRQDFIYEFYNLGFGEPIGVSGSHGTGIGDLLDAIVENLPELTDDEYDEDVIRVALIGRPNVGKSSLVNAILGEERVIVSDIAGTTRDAVDTPFEKDGQKYVLIDTAGMRKRGKVYETTEKYSVMRAMKAIERADVVLVLINGEEGIIEQDKHIAGYAYEAGKASAFVVNKWDVVEKDDKTMHQFEQKIRDHFLFMTYAPVVFLSAKTKQRLHKLLPVVQHVADQHTKRIQTHLLNDVVSDAVAINPPPTDKGRRLRINYVTQVAVKPPTIVVFVNDPELMHFSYERYLENKIRAAFDFEGTPIRLFTRRKSDEG from the coding sequence ATGGCAAGACCCGTAGTGGCCATTGTCGGTAGGCCGAATGTAGGCAAATCTACAATCTTTAACCGTTTGATTGGCGATCGTCTGGCTATTGTTGAAGACAAGCCGGGTATTACAAGGGACCGAATCTACGGTACGGCGGAATGGAATGGGGTACCATTCAGCGTTATCGACACAGGTGGTATTGAGCTTAGCGATGAAGAACCGATTCTGAAATTGATTCGGATGCAAGCTGAACTGGCGATTGAGGAAGCTGATGTAATCGTGTTTATGTGTGATGCTAAGACAGGGGTAACTGGTGCGGATGAAGAAGTAGCCACCATGCTCTATCGTAGCGGTAAGCCTGTCATTGTCGCCGTTAACAAGGTCGATAACATCGGCCGTCAGGATTTTATTTATGAATTTTACAATCTCGGCTTCGGTGAGCCCATTGGCGTATCTGGTAGCCACGGCACTGGAATCGGCGATTTGCTGGATGCCATCGTTGAGAATCTGCCAGAGCTGACGGATGATGAGTATGATGAAGATGTGATCCGGGTAGCCTTGATTGGACGTCCAAACGTTGGTAAATCCTCACTTGTCAATGCGATATTAGGTGAGGAACGCGTTATTGTCAGCGACATTGCCGGAACAACCCGTGATGCTGTCGATACTCCGTTCGAGAAGGACGGTCAGAAGTATGTATTGATTGATACTGCTGGTATGCGCAAGCGGGGCAAGGTGTATGAGACGACTGAGAAATATAGCGTAATGCGTGCGATGAAGGCGATCGAGCGTGCTGATGTCGTACTTGTGCTCATTAATGGGGAAGAGGGAATTATTGAGCAGGACAAACACATTGCTGGCTACGCTTATGAAGCAGGCAAAGCTTCTGCATTTGTTGTGAACAAGTGGGATGTCGTTGAGAAGGATGATAAGACAATGCACCAGTTCGAGCAGAAAATACGTGATCATTTCTTGTTCATGACCTATGCCCCTGTAGTATTTCTGTCAGCTAAGACGAAGCAAAGACTCCACAAACTGCTTCCGGTTGTGCAGCATGTTGCTGATCAACATACGAAGCGGATTCAGACTCATCTGCTTAATGATGTCGTCTCGGATGCGGTGGCCATTAACCCGCCTCCTACAGATAAAGGCAGAAGGCTGCGGATTAATTATGTGACCCAGGTAGCGGTTAAGCCTCCGACGATCGTTGTATTTGTTAACGATCCAGAGCTGATGCACTTCTCCTATGAACGTTATCTGGAAAATAAGATTCGCGCCGCTTTTGATTTTGAAGGTACGCCGATCCGTCTGTTCACGCGGCGTAAGTCTGATGAGGGTTAG
- the plsY gene encoding glycerol-3-phosphate 1-O-acyltransferase PlsY, whose product MILSVIAVLASYLLGSVSFSVVIAKAIKGIDIRQHGSGNAGATNTLRVLGKGPAILVLTLDVLKGIAAVWIGRWLGDGSVWVPALCGIAVIIGHNWPVYFRFRGGKGIASTIGVMASLFFFPALYAGIIAILSIVFTRYVSLGSLLFVLLTPIFLVIIEGVGPYFWVSLLICLFAIWRHRTNIVKIVQGRENKLGSKGGSNIG is encoded by the coding sequence TTGATTTTATCCGTCATTGCAGTTCTTGCTTCTTATTTGCTAGGTTCGGTCAGTTTCAGTGTTGTGATCGCCAAGGCGATCAAGGGAATCGATATTCGTCAGCATGGCAGCGGTAATGCAGGAGCTACTAACACACTTCGAGTACTCGGTAAAGGGCCGGCGATCCTCGTATTAACGCTTGACGTGCTGAAAGGGATTGCCGCTGTCTGGATAGGCCGCTGGCTTGGCGATGGTTCTGTATGGGTGCCTGCACTATGTGGGATTGCGGTTATCATCGGTCATAATTGGCCGGTCTATTTCCGTTTCCGTGGAGGAAAGGGGATAGCTTCAACAATTGGAGTTATGGCATCCCTGTTCTTCTTTCCGGCATTATATGCTGGAATTATCGCTATTCTCTCGATCGTATTCACGAGATATGTATCGCTTGGCTCATTATTATTCGTTTTGTTAACGCCTATCTTTCTCGTTATAATTGAGGGCGTTGGTCCTTATTTTTGGGTTAGTTTGCTCATTTGTCTCTTTGCCATATGGAGACACCGGACGAATATCGTTAAGATTGTGCAGGGCAGAGAGAATAAGCTAGGTTCTAAGGGAGGGAGTAACATTGGCTAG
- a CDS encoding NAD(P)H-dependent glycerol-3-phosphate dehydrogenase, which translates to MARKVAVLVAGSWGTALASVLADKEMNVVIWTRNESQKDEINRLHTNGRFLPGVTLSPNLTATTDMHEAMDGAEAVVIVAPSAAIREVTRQMRPFWTEEMLVVHATKGFETESLKRISTVIAEELECEEGRIVVLSGPSHAEEVVKRCPTTVVVAALDDSEAIRAQDLFMNPYFRVYTNRDMVGVELAGALKNIIALGAGMSDGLGFGDNAKAALLTRGLAEITRIGAEMGANPLTFAGLAGVGDLVVTATSRHSRNWRAGYMLGEGKKLETVLSSMGMVVEGIRTTKAAHTLSDKYKVQMPITQQLYQVLFEGLDPRTAVEALMGRDKKTEMELMSIETWETWHK; encoded by the coding sequence TTGGCTAGGAAGGTTGCTGTACTGGTAGCGGGAAGTTGGGGAACAGCGCTCGCAAGCGTGCTGGCGGATAAGGAGATGAATGTTGTCATCTGGACCCGCAATGAGTCGCAAAAGGACGAAATCAACCGTCTCCATACCAATGGGCGGTTCCTGCCAGGGGTTACTCTATCCCCGAATTTGACTGCTACGACGGACATGCATGAGGCGATGGACGGGGCTGAGGCCGTAGTTATCGTCGCCCCTTCGGCTGCGATTCGTGAAGTTACCCGGCAGATGCGTCCATTTTGGACGGAAGAGATGCTGGTGGTGCATGCTACCAAGGGCTTTGAAACTGAATCGCTCAAGCGTATCTCCACGGTAATTGCGGAGGAGCTCGAATGCGAGGAAGGGCGTATCGTCGTTCTCTCCGGACCGAGCCATGCCGAGGAAGTCGTGAAGCGCTGCCCAACGACGGTGGTCGTAGCGGCTTTGGACGATTCGGAGGCTATCCGTGCTCAGGATCTGTTCATGAACCCTTATTTCCGCGTTTATACGAATCGCGACATGGTCGGGGTAGAATTGGCAGGAGCACTGAAGAACATTATCGCACTTGGCGCGGGGATGTCGGATGGTCTAGGTTTTGGCGATAATGCCAAAGCAGCACTGCTGACACGCGGACTTGCCGAGATTACTCGAATTGGCGCAGAGATGGGGGCCAATCCGCTTACGTTTGCCGGGCTAGCGGGAGTTGGTGACCTTGTCGTTACTGCGACCAGTCGTCATAGCCGTAACTGGCGTGCTGGTTATATGCTTGGCGAAGGCAAGAAGCTGGAGACGGTGTTAAGTTCTATGGGCATGGTTGTAGAAGGGATTCGCACAACGAAAGCTGCCCATACGCTTTCTGATAAGTACAAGGTACAGATGCCGATTACCCAACAGCTCTATCAGGTTCTGTTCGAGGGTCTGGATCCTAGGACAGCGGTGGAAGCTCTGATGGGTCGCGATAAGAAGACAGAGATGGAACTGATGTCCATCGAGACCTGGGAAACCTGGCATAAGTAG
- a CDS encoding stage VI sporulation protein F, with amino-acid sequence MNNFSKDALNAINKKSGKNITESTVKKLASNVKPSTMQNEAELRKLIKQVSAAAKVPVTESTINEIVSAVKKSGMNASNMQALMKMMIKK; translated from the coding sequence ATGAACAATTTTTCCAAGGATGCTCTTAATGCCATCAACAAAAAAAGCGGTAAAAATATAACAGAAAGCACAGTCAAGAAGCTGGCTAGCAATGTGAAGCCGTCCACAATGCAGAATGAAGCCGAGCTGCGCAAGCTGATCAAGCAGGTATCGGCGGCTGCCAAAGTTCCCGTTACAGAAAGTACAATAAATGAAATCGTCAGCGCAGTGAAGAAGAGCGGCATGAACGCGAGCAATATGCAGGCTCTGATGAAAATGATGATCAAAAAGTAG
- a CDS encoding DUF2768 family protein, whose product MDAMTKMWLSIAAILVMGLSVFLITFARTKTKGLLKGILSLVAFVIMLAGFLTGLISIT is encoded by the coding sequence CTGGATGCAATGACCAAGATGTGGCTGTCAATTGCAGCGATTCTCGTCATGGGCTTGTCCGTATTTCTAATTACGTTTGCAAGAACCAAGACGAAGGGGCTGCTTAAGGGGATACTTTCGCTGGTCGCTTTCGTAATTATGCTGGCAGGTTTTCTGACGGGACTTATATCGATTACATAG
- a CDS encoding 2Fe-2S iron-sulfur cluster-binding protein — translation MRQTQIRFNPPQKVVKVRPGTSVLRAAQEARVHIATRCGGKAACLMCKVKVDPEHRDALRPPNDAERRKLGSLLDEGYRLACQAIICGSAEVELPEDPLKAAIRKQLEQQKLDEI, via the coding sequence ATGAGACAGACACAAATAAGATTTAATCCTCCGCAAAAAGTAGTGAAAGTACGCCCAGGGACAAGCGTTCTGCGTGCCGCCCAGGAAGCCAGGGTACATATCGCGACACGTTGTGGTGGTAAGGCGGCCTGCCTGATGTGCAAGGTCAAGGTTGATCCTGAACATCGCGATGCGCTAAGGCCTCCTAATGATGCTGAGAGACGCAAGCTTGGCTCGCTGCTTGACGAAGGATACCGCTTGGCTTGTCAGGCGATCATTTGCGGCAGTGCTGAGGTTGAGCTGCCCGAGGACCCTCTGAAGGCGGCGATTAGAAAGCAATTAGAACAGCAAAAGCTGGATGAGATATAA
- a CDS encoding DUF3939 domain-containing protein codes for MKRLNRHIVSLQSRTFLVLVMLACLLTVLSGCMYPGGQEQTNTRSYRESVDRVQRALDQFQTDTGILPIITAGPETPRYEKYRIDMIQMHDKGYLEEIPSAAFEQGGSVYFLVLNEEVDPTVKVMDLLTVQKVNDVQRMVDSYRSKHDGASPVQDGPQAYPGLYMVDLKLAGAQNYKVSSVFSGQEQPFLVDDEGVVYLDYGFDIMQVIDKSQLDAKADQEKDLRQYLTDHSYYVPVKSLPYRWQEDAPVAMATGK; via the coding sequence TTGAAACGCTTGAACCGTCATATCGTGAGCCTGCAATCCAGGACTTTTCTGGTTCTGGTTATGCTTGCATGTCTGCTGACCGTATTATCTGGATGTATGTATCCAGGCGGGCAAGAACAGACCAATACAAGATCATACAGGGAGAGCGTCGACCGTGTTCAACGGGCGCTTGATCAATTCCAGACTGACACAGGCATACTGCCAATCATTACCGCCGGTCCGGAGACGCCGAGGTATGAGAAATACCGTATTGATATGATTCAAATGCATGATAAGGGTTATTTGGAGGAGATTCCGAGCGCGGCATTTGAGCAGGGAGGTAGCGTATATTTCCTAGTCTTAAATGAAGAAGTAGATCCTACAGTCAAGGTTATGGATCTATTAACTGTACAGAAGGTAAATGATGTGCAGCGAATGGTTGATAGCTACCGCAGCAAGCATGACGGGGCTTCACCTGTCCAGGATGGGCCTCAGGCTTACCCTGGTCTATACATGGTCGATTTGAAGCTGGCTGGTGCACAGAATTATAAGGTGAGCAGTGTTTTCTCGGGACAGGAGCAGCCATTTCTCGTTGATGATGAGGGCGTCGTCTATCTTGATTACGGTTTTGATATCATGCAGGTGATTGATAAATCCCAGCTTGATGCGAAAGCGGATCAGGAGAAGGATCTTAGACAATATTTAACGGATCATTCCTATTACGTTCCTGTCAAGTCGTTGCCTTACAGATGGCAGGAAGATGCGCCTGTAGCTATGGCAACCGGGAAATAG
- the spoIVA gene encoding stage IV sporulation protein A, protein MEKVDIYKDIAERTGGDIYLGVVGAVRTGKSTFIKRFMETVVLPNITNEADRVRAVDELPQSAAGKTIMTTEPKFVPNNAVQIKVSEGLEVNVRLVDCVGYAVEGAKGYEDENGPRMISTPWFEEPIPFQEAAEIGTRKVIQEHSTLGVVVTTDGTIADIPRYSYVDSEERVIAELKEVGKPFVLVINSTKPNSEEAQQLRGELAVKYDIPVITLSAATMTEEDVTGVLREVLYEFPVHEVNVNLPSWVMVLNENHWLRSNYENSVRDTVKDIRRLRDVDRVVSNFMEYDFIDKAGLSGLNMGQGVAEIDLYAPDDLYDRILMEVVGVEIRGKDHLLQLMQEFSHAKREYDRFAEALEMVKTTGYGIAAPSLAEMALDEPELIRQGSRFGVRLKATAPSIHMIRVDVESEFAPIIGTEKQSEELVRYLMQDFENDPIKIWESDIFGRSLHSIVREGIQGKIAMMPDNARYKLQETLGRIINEGSGGLIAIIL, encoded by the coding sequence TTGGAGAAAGTAGACATTTATAAGGACATTGCCGAACGAACTGGAGGCGACATTTATCTCGGAGTTGTCGGAGCTGTCCGCACAGGGAAATCAACATTTATCAAGCGCTTTATGGAGACTGTCGTACTTCCGAACATCACCAACGAAGCGGATCGAGTCCGCGCTGTGGATGAGCTTCCGCAGAGTGCAGCCGGGAAGACGATTATGACAACAGAGCCTAAATTTGTACCTAATAATGCGGTGCAGATCAAGGTCTCAGAAGGTCTCGAAGTGAATGTAAGATTAGTAGACTGCGTCGGTTACGCGGTAGAAGGCGCTAAGGGCTACGAGGATGAGAATGGCCCGCGCATGATCTCAACGCCTTGGTTCGAAGAACCGATTCCGTTCCAGGAAGCGGCAGAGATCGGCACACGCAAAGTCATTCAGGAGCATTCCACGCTAGGCGTTGTCGTTACGACGGACGGGACGATTGCTGACATTCCGCGTTATTCCTATGTGGACTCGGAGGAACGGGTAATAGCGGAATTGAAAGAAGTCGGCAAGCCGTTCGTATTGGTAATCAACTCGACAAAGCCGAATAGTGAGGAAGCGCAGCAGCTTCGCGGAGAGCTCGCCGTTAAATATGATATTCCAGTCATTACGCTCAGTGCAGCTACGATGACTGAGGAAGACGTAACAGGCGTTCTGCGAGAGGTACTATACGAATTCCCGGTACATGAAGTTAACGTCAATCTGCCGAGCTGGGTTATGGTGCTGAACGAGAACCACTGGCTGCGTAGCAATTACGAGAATTCTGTACGGGATACGGTCAAGGATATCCGCCGTCTGCGGGATGTGGATCGTGTCGTCAGTAATTTTATGGAATACGACTTCATCGATAAGGCGGGCCTCAGCGGTCTCAATATGGGCCAAGGCGTCGCGGAGATTGATCTCTATGCGCCGGATGACTTGTATGACCGTATTTTGATGGAGGTTGTCGGTGTTGAGATTCGCGGCAAGGATCATCTCCTTCAGCTGATGCAGGAATTTTCACATGCCAAGAGAGAGTATGACCGCTTCGCCGAGGCGCTGGAGATGGTCAAGACAACGGGCTACGGCATTGCCGCTCCTTCGCTTGCCGAGATGGCTCTCGATGAGCCAGAACTGATTCGTCAAGGCTCAAGATTTGGCGTACGCTTGAAAGCGACAGCTCCATCGATTCATATGATCCGGGTCGATGTAGAATCGGAATTTGCGCCGATTATCGGTACAGAGAAACAGAGTGAAGAGCTCGTTCGTTACCTGATGCAGGACTTCGAGAACGATCCGATTAAGATTTGGGAATCCGATATTTTTGGTCGCTCATTGCATTCGATCGTCAGAGAAGGAATTCAAGGCAAAATTGCCATGATGCCGGATAATGCCCGCTACAAGCTTCAAGAGACGCTCGGCCGCATTATCAACGAAGGCTCCGGGGGTCTGATCGCAATAATCCTATAA
- a CDS encoding HU family DNA-binding protein, with protein MNKSDLVSKVAESTELSKKDATKAVDAVFEAISEALQSGDKVQLVGFGNFEVRERSARKGRNPQTGEEIEIPASKIPAFKPGKALKDGIK; from the coding sequence ATGAATAAATCTGATTTGGTATCCAAGGTAGCTGAGAGCACAGAATTGTCCAAGAAGGACGCAACCAAAGCGGTTGATGCTGTATTCGAAGCCATTTCTGAAGCACTTCAAAGCGGAGACAAAGTTCAACTGGTTGGCTTTGGTAACTTTGAAGTTCGTGAGCGTTCCGCACGTAAAGGACGCAATCCGCAAACCGGAGAGGAAATCGAAATCCCTGCGAGCAAGATCCCCGCTTTCAAACCGGGTAAAGCGCTCAAAGACGGAATTAAATAA
- the mtrB gene encoding trp RNA-binding attenuation protein MtrB, with protein MEQRHQDENETSNGGDYFVVKAKDQGVTVIGLTRGKDTRFHHTEKLDKGEVLIAQFTDHTSAVKVRGKAVVYTKHGIIDTEE; from the coding sequence ATGGAGCAGCGTCATCAAGATGAGAATGAAACCTCGAATGGCGGGGATTACTTCGTCGTCAAGGCCAAGGACCAGGGCGTAACGGTCATCGGCTTAACGCGCGGCAAAGACACGCGGTTTCATCATACGGAGAAGCTGGATAAGGGTGAAGTGCTGATTGCGCAGTTTACTGATCATACCTCTGCCGTGAAGGTGAGAGGCAAAGCGGTCGTATATACGAAGCATGGAATCATCGATACGGAAGAGTGA
- a CDS encoding heptaprenyl diphosphate synthase component 1 — MRLDRITELARKYVEYDMISTHTELPDFPVPRVRLLYTFLTDREDATQKSAENYALAAFLVQTGMDTHDLIDLGGGEQQESKMRSRQLKVLAGDYFSSVFYALLAGAGEIDMVSAMSSAICEANSLKVKLYTKLKQMLLTAEDYLKESTQVKMSLFLAFSGLLDKSKQNLWRLMLTELCRCEVVMDELKHSSSIPEKRRGYAYLHILETGTSEDREILRHSVGEREWGSMLIKYNMKEQLSGLLQQSIERVQMLLQECRGDKLRTEIVSVLEPFQNVLSIQRRAAQEG, encoded by the coding sequence ATGAGACTTGATCGCATAACGGAACTGGCAAGAAAGTATGTTGAATATGACATGATTTCAACTCACACGGAGCTTCCGGACTTCCCGGTACCCCGTGTTCGTTTGCTTTATACGTTTCTGACGGACAGGGAGGACGCTACGCAGAAATCGGCAGAGAACTACGCGTTAGCGGCTTTTCTTGTACAGACGGGAATGGATACGCACGATCTGATCGATCTAGGTGGCGGTGAGCAGCAGGAGAGCAAGATGCGCTCCAGACAGCTGAAGGTGCTCGCCGGAGACTACTTCAGCAGTGTATTCTATGCACTGTTGGCAGGAGCCGGAGAGATCGATATGGTATCTGCGATGAGCTCGGCGATATGCGAGGCGAACTCGCTCAAGGTCAAGCTTTATACGAAGCTGAAGCAGATGCTGCTGACGGCTGAGGATTATCTGAAAGAGAGTACTCAGGTGAAGATGAGTCTGTTCCTCGCTTTCTCTGGACTGCTGGATAAATCCAAGCAGAATTTATGGAGGTTGATGCTTACAGAGTTATGCCGTTGCGAGGTTGTGATGGATGAATTGAAGCATAGCTCCAGTATACCGGAGAAGCGACGCGGTTACGCCTACTTACATATTCTGGAGACCGGGACGTCGGAAGATAGAGAAATACTGCGTCACAGTGTCGGAGAACGCGAATGGGGCTCTATGCTCATTAAATACAATATGAAGGAGCAATTGAGCGGTCTACTGCAGCAATCCATAGAACGCGTACAGATGCTGCTTCAGGAGTGTAGAGGGGACAAGCTCCGCACTGAGATCGTCTCTGTACTAGAGCCGTTTCAGAACGTACTATCGATACAGCGCCGAGCGGCGCAGGAAGGCTGA
- a CDS encoding demethylmenaquinone methyltransferase has translation MNNVTSKPKEQFVHSVFESIAPKYDMMNDLLSFRRHKAWRRFTMKKMNMQPGNTAIDLCCGTCDWTISMAEASGGQITGLDFSENMLEFGRKKVNERSLSDRISLVQGNAMALPFEDNSFDYVTIGFGLRNVPDLYQVLREMRRVVKPGGMVVCLELSKPTWQPFKGIYYFYFQKMLPLLGKMVAKRYEQYKWLPDSLASFPGREELKEAFRETGLERVEAYPLTGGIAALHIGIKESP, from the coding sequence ATGAATAACGTGACTTCCAAACCGAAGGAACAATTCGTTCACTCTGTATTCGAGAGCATTGCTCCGAAATACGATATGATGAACGATCTTCTAAGCTTCCGTCGCCATAAAGCATGGCGTAGATTTACGATGAAGAAGATGAATATGCAGCCAGGAAATACTGCAATCGATCTGTGCTGCGGTACCTGCGACTGGACGATTAGTATGGCTGAGGCGAGCGGAGGACAGATTACCGGGCTCGACTTCAGCGAGAATATGCTGGAATTCGGACGCAAGAAAGTGAACGAGCGTAGTCTCAGTGACCGAATCTCACTCGTACAGGGTAATGCGATGGCGCTGCCGTTCGAGGATAATAGCTTTGATTACGTAACGATCGGGTTCGGACTAAGAAATGTACCGGATCTGTATCAGGTGCTGCGCGAAATGCGCCGCGTCGTGAAACCTGGCGGCATGGTCGTATGCTTGGAATTGTCCAAGCCGACCTGGCAGCCGTTCAAGGGTATTTATTATTTCTATTTTCAGAAGATGCTTCCGCTACTAGGTAAGATGGTTGCAAAGAGATATGAGCAATACAAGTGGCTGCCTGACTCGCTGGCCTCGTTCCCTGGTCGTGAGGAGCTTAAGGAAGCGTTCCGTGAGACGGGATTGGAACGAGTTGAGGCTTATCCTCTTACCGGCGGCATAGCTGCTCTACACATTGGAATCAAGGAGTCGCCATAA